The following coding sequences are from one Anthonomus grandis grandis unplaced genomic scaffold, icAntGran1.3 ctg00001174.1, whole genome shotgun sequence window:
- the LOC126750040 gene encoding uncharacterized protein LOC126750040 isoform X1 — MGKRKDGKSKVYYSRRKSRKHKKSYYLTNTKNTFRTSATESMPIHNTSEEEIEVERQRTSPDTITDYVIEGRRIVDIQKLFKEIQNLSRHPPFNCTIADMNILTENRKGLKSSILLKCKMCNLEKYLNLFTQDESETSMDINAAAALVPISTGIGFTAAEEFMAILDVPFMSPNTYQQHHEFVGEKIRETAWKAMEEAAQEESLLAKKLGEVIAPVSLLWLMVLGAKGLIMLIMMLLQELGPENFYFLESEINTAAFVHTPVPKTWKSFQIIHVIRTGQIHPQVWNPT, encoded by the exons atgggaAAACGTAAAGACGGTAAATCCAAGGTTTACTATTCGCGCCGGAAATCAAGGAAACACAAAAAGAGTTATTATCTAACTAATACCAAAAA tACTTTCCGTACTTCTGCTACTGAAAGTATGCCAATTCATAACACATCTGAAGAGGAAATAGAAGTTGAAAGACAAAG aaCATCTCCTGATACCATAACTGACTACGTTATAGAAGGAAGGAGAATCGTAGATATTCAGAagctttttaaagaaatccaGAATTTATCCAGACACCCTCCATTTAATTGCACAATTGCAGATATGAACATTTTGACGGAAAATAGAAAAGGcttaaaaagttcaattttactAAAGTGCAAAATGtgcaatttagaaaaatacctCAATCTGTTTACTCAAGATGAGTCTGAAACATCCATGGACATAAATGCCGCAGCAGCCTTAGTACCCATTTCAACGGGTATTGGATTTACTGCCGCGGAAGAATTTATGGCCATACTGGATGTCCCTTTTATGTCTCCAAATACATATCAGCAGCACCATGAGTTTGTGGGAGAAAAGATAAGGGAAACGGCTTGGAAAGCAATGGAGGAAGCCGCACAAGAAGAGAGTTTATTGGCCAAAAAATTAGGAGAAGTAATCGCCCCTGTATCACTGTTGTGGCTGATGGTGCTTGGAGCAAAAGGTCTTATAATGTTAATTATGATGCTGCTTCAGGAGTT AGGACCggaaaacttttatttcttgGAATCCGAAATAAATACTGCAGCTTTTGTGCATACGCCAGTGCCAAAAACATGGAAGTCATTCCAGATCATACATGTTATAAGAACTGGTCAAATACATCCACAAGTATGGAATCCGACATAA
- the LOC126750040 gene encoding uncharacterized protein LOC126750040 isoform X2, with protein MGKRKDGKSKVYYSRRKSRKHKKSYYLTNTKNTFRTSATESMPIHNTSEEEIEVERQRTSPDTITDYVIEGRRIVDIQKLFKEIQNLSRHPPFNCTIADMNILTENRKGLKSSILLKCKMCNLEKYLNLFTQDESETSMDINAAAALVPISTGIGFTAAEEFMAILDVPFMSPNTYQQHHEFVGEKIRETAWKAMEEAAQEESLLAKKLGEVIAPVSLLWLMVLGAKGLIMLIMMLLQELLV; from the exons atgggaAAACGTAAAGACGGTAAATCCAAGGTTTACTATTCGCGCCGGAAATCAAGGAAACACAAAAAGAGTTATTATCTAACTAATACCAAAAA tACTTTCCGTACTTCTGCTACTGAAAGTATGCCAATTCATAACACATCTGAAGAGGAAATAGAAGTTGAAAGACAAAG aaCATCTCCTGATACCATAACTGACTACGTTATAGAAGGAAGGAGAATCGTAGATATTCAGAagctttttaaagaaatccaGAATTTATCCAGACACCCTCCATTTAATTGCACAATTGCAGATATGAACATTTTGACGGAAAATAGAAAAGGcttaaaaagttcaattttactAAAGTGCAAAATGtgcaatttagaaaaatacctCAATCTGTTTACTCAAGATGAGTCTGAAACATCCATGGACATAAATGCCGCAGCAGCCTTAGTACCCATTTCAACGGGTATTGGATTTACTGCCGCGGAAGAATTTATGGCCATACTGGATGTCCCTTTTATGTCTCCAAATACATATCAGCAGCACCATGAGTTTGTGGGAGAAAAGATAAGGGAAACGGCTTGGAAAGCAATGGAGGAAGCCGCACAAGAAGAGAGTTTATTGGCCAAAAAATTAGGAGAAGTAATCGCCCCTGTATCACTGTTGTGGCTGATGGTGCTTGGAGCAAAAGGTCTTATAATGTTAATTATGATGCTGCTTCAGGAGTT gcTTGTATAA